One window of Ciconia boyciana chromosome 10, ASM3463844v1, whole genome shotgun sequence genomic DNA carries:
- the LOC140657200 gene encoding protein mono-ADP-ribosyltransferase PARP14-like isoform X2: protein MAGQRPGAFPLLVRGDWGAAEPPPALRKKLLCYFQSQKRSGGGECELRTGTGTGTGTGHLLVCFARPEVKQRVLERQSHKLCLGEKGEMKLIVTEPETALAAEEEAFEEKLVPTKALDATSNPQTKGDAEALQKAESFVPNSELQEEAGSAEKIAKKPAETSPSVVFENIQRCSPKCLRMLLENISGLAVDDDFTVEVIPEINVAVATFIKSIDTEEFVKKCSQNKRVKEFKVTARLLELTQSIKAENIPAGVSTDYITVYFESARNGGGPVSEVQLCPEENSAIITFCDHKDLNTVLEKQHLLEQTAISVHPYYHSLGTALYGEERPTIKMPDPIGVPLDPYVWQFLQRQAKLIQDINQEMAICHCELKWPQTDCAHPEIMLCPSSSLSEQKKTMIKLIKTWKQDASTEFSRIMSRYIAIKCKVNSVDWEDVKNKLVKDVALIITDISEEMLVIAGNRAAVDSAEKEVRECMEKAMKQSEREKQSIEISVSVIPGKYAILHNAGLEKNIHKEYPCLKIFYDDTKKTVQLCGLPAEVYKIKADLLEKVLNMPCTSVTIDPHVFYYLQRVDNKTMSATLFTRKKINAFYELEDDTVLLFGDAPKDLLEAEEQIKTGLQHECINVEDGEVIKKEQWRSLLASLCNKYNSPQETVVIDEPVGKENKVIIAGFSKAVTEVCQKLKDFIDRNTHVEKVIPAKSVVVVQFVEKEKSGVYLELRKKGVTIRFDTKTPCISLSGPRAEVPKAVTMFEKILSSLYSKSVPIDKPGAREFFTERKDSWVFEAKQKFSCLIRLEEKEEQQQQKGEKVGDKDKRKLYYKKMLPDGVVVAVYKGNLCNYPVDVVVNASNEDLKHNGGLAEALLKAAGPELQQECDELVRKIGSLQPGCAVVTGAGKLPCKNVIHAVGPRWRKEEAEKCVFLLRKTVKKSLQLAETYNHGSIALPAISGGTFGFPLQMCTYSIVSSIKETLEESMGDGSLKEVHLVDDAEETVQVLSETVRKVFRAKSSSSIVLTPHSENRKLRESQKEKRREDLQVARADLRTVTTSEGLCIRVEEKNVQEATTDVIVNSVGTDLKFGVGPLCKALLEKAGPALQVEFETEKERQVAGQGSVLCTSGCALACKSVLHAIIPVWDGGKGQTLKILEDIINFCLKKTEELGLNSITFPAIGTGGFGFPKTVVSKLMFDVVFKFSGSHTRKTLQEVHFLLNPKDMDNIQAFTIELERRVAENCSAAAPQSSFIRHVSTDVLGVHEMQIGSITLQVISGDITKEDTEVIVNISNSTFDATSGVFKAIMDAAGSQVEGECAQYAGQSQSGFITTQGGKLLCSKIIHLIHDNNVKNQVSKVLHECELRMYKSVAFPAIGTGQAGQSPAKVADDMLDAIVEFASKRSVQHLKKIKIVIFQTSMLKDFYESMKKRENSDSSTTDSWLSLFKSFFWGKKQPTEKKKPVVLEKKVDLATFQICGESQKNVNATESWIQNLILKEQFENCISDELIENFDERQIDALADLQRRKHVTIQLENKLSPPCIKISGISRDVWFVSVEIQKMIQKIKDTEEEQSKAELVYNLVEWRYPGSNDSFVAFDKLTNMQLEDAKIAKKPHLTVKINKKNYKVDLNTLQAHDDQGKTINIQRVPKNEDKQSVELPVQWEDMQEERVKLVNLKPSCQEYLEVQNKFKKTCPNCQIEKIERIQNPFLWQTYQIKKKSLCTKNKNENNEKLLFHGTAASSLSTINYNGFNRGFAGKNAATIGNGTYFAVHASYSAQDTYSRPDTNGRRYMYLTRVLTGQYCAGSGGLITPPPKNPADPTDLYDSVVDNVNSPTMFVIFNDIQAYPEYLITFRK from the exons CCAAGAGGaagctggctctgcagagaagaTTGCAAAAAAGCCCGCAGAGACCTCACCTTCGGTGGTGTTTGAAAACATACAAAGATGCAGTCCAAAATGCTTACGTATGCTGTTGGAGAACATCAGCGGCCTGGCAGTAGATGATGACTTCACTGTGGAAGTGATACCTGAAATAAATGTTGCTGTAGCTACCTTTATAAAAAGTATCG ATACTGAAGAATTTGTCAAAAAATGTTCACAAAACAAGAGGGTTAAAGAATTCAAAGTGACTGCCAGGCTTCTTGAACTGACCCAGAGCATCAAGGCTGAAAACATACCGGCCGGCGTTTCGACAGACTACATCACCGTTTACTTTGAGAGTGCACGGAACGGAGGGGGGCCTGTGTCAGAAGTCCAGCTCTGCCCTGAGGAGAACTCGGCCATCATTACTTTCTGTGATCACAAAG ATCTAAACACTGTcttggaaaagcagcatttactGGAACAGACAGCAATTTCCGTGCATCCGTATTACCACTCCCTGGGAACAGCTCTCTATGGAGAAGAAAGACCAACGATCAAGATGCCAGACCCCATTGGGGTACCACTAGATCCGTATGTCTGGCAGTTTTTACAAAGGCAGGCTAAACTGATCCAAGACATAAACCAGGAAATGGCAATTTGCCATTGTGAGCTAAAATGGCCACAGACAGACTGTGCACACCCAGAAATTATGTTGTGCCCATCGTCATCTCTCTCTGAGCAGAAAAAGACAATGATTAAGTTGATCAAGACATGGAAGCAAGATGCTTCTACTGAATTCTCACGTATCATGTCACGTTACATAGCTATAAAATGTAAAGTAAATTCAGTGGATTGGGAAGACGTGAAAAACAAACTGGTGAAAGATGTTGCTTTGATCATAACTGATATTTCTGAGGAGATGCTGGTGATTGCAGGCAACAGAGCAGCAGTGGACAGTGCAGAGAAAGAAGTGAGGGAATGCATGGAAAAAGCCATGAAGCaaagtgaaagggaaaaacaaagcatagAAATTTCTGTGTCAGTGATCCCAGGGAAGTATGCCATTCTGCACAACGCTGGGCTAGAAAAGAATATTCACAAAGAATATCCATGCTTAAAGATCTTTTATGATGACACAAAAAAAACTGTTCAGTTGTGTGGATTGCCTGCAGAAgtgtataaaataaaagctgactTACTGGAAAAGGTATTGAACATGCCATGTACATCGGTTACCATTGATCCTCATGTTTTCTACTATCTACAGCGTGTAGATAATAAAACAATGTCAGCGACACTtttcactaggaaaaaaatcaatgcttttTATGAGCTTGAGGATGATACTGTGTTGCTATTTGGAGATGCTCCCAAAGATCTTCttgaagcagaagagcaaataaAGACAGGCTTACAACATGAGTGCATCAACGTGGAGGATGGTGAGGTCATTAAAAAGGAGCAGTGGAGGAGTCTTCTTGCCTCCTTGTGTAACAAGTACAATTCTCCCCAGGAAACTGTAGTCATTGATGAACctgttggaaaagaaaataaagtgattaTTGCTGGCTTTTCTAAGGCTGTAACAGAAGTTTGTCAGAAACTTAAAGATTTTATAGATAGAAACACACACGTGGAAAAAGTAATCCCGGCTAAGTCGGTGGTGGTAGTGCAGTttgtggagaaggaaaaatccgGTGTTTATCTTGAATTGAGAAAGAAAGGTGTGACAATACGTTTTGATACCAAGACACCGTGTATTTCCCTGAGCGGACCAAGAGCAGAAGTGCCAAAAGCAGTCACCATGTTTGAAAAAATTCTCTCATCCCTTTACTCAAAAAGCGTGCCAATTGATAAACCGGGAGCCAGAgagttcttcactgagaggaaAGATTCATGGGTTTTTGaggcaaagcagaaatttaGCTGTTTGATtaggctggaagaaaaagaagaacaacaacaacagaaggGTGAAAAAGTTGGtgataaagataaaagaaagctCTACTACAAGAAAATGCTGCCAGATGGAGTTGTAGTAGCAGTGTATAAAGGTAACTTGTGTAATTACCCTGTTGATGTTGTGGTAAATGCATCTAATGAAGACTTAAAACACAACGGTGGCCTTGCTGAGGCACTGTTAAAAGCGGCTGGTCCGGAGCTGCAACAGGAGTGCGATGAGCTGGTGAGGAAGATCGGGAGTTTGCAGCCTGGGTGTGCAGTTGTCACGGGCGCTGGGAAGCTCCCCTGCAAGAACGTCATTCACGCTGTTGGGCCCAGGTggaggaaagaagaagcagaaaagtgtGTGTTCTTGCTAAGAAAGACAGTGAAGAAAAGTCTACAACTAGCTGAAACATACAATCATGGTTCCATAGCTCTACCTGCTATAAGTGGAGGGACTTTTGGCTTCCCGCTGCAGATGTGTACATATTCGATTGTGTCCTCCATCAAGGAGACCTTGGAAGAATCCATGGGGGACGGCAGCTTGAAGGAGGTTCATCTTGTGGATGATGCGGAAGAAACAGTTCAGGTTCTGAGTGAGACAGTAAGAAAAGTGTTTAGAGCTAAATCATCCTCCTCGATAGTGCTGACGCCACACTCAGAAAACCGTAAGCTGAGAGAAAgccagaaggagaagagaagagaggatcTGCAGGTGGCTAGAGCTGATCTCCGGACGGTTACAACAAGTGAAGGACTTTGCATCCGAGTAGAGGAGAAAAACGTTCAGGAAGCCACG aCGGATGTTATTGTCAACAGTGTTGGCACAGATCTGAAGTTTGGCGTGGGGCCGCTTTGCAAAGCCTTGCTGGAAAAGGCTGGACCAGCGCTCCAAGTAgagtttgaaacagaaaaagaaagacaggtTGCTGGTCAAGGGAGTGTGCTCTGCACCAGTGGATGTGCTCTGGCCTGCAAGTCCGTGCTTCATGCCATAATTCCTGTGTGGGATGGAGGAAAAGGACAGACCCTGAAg ATCTTAGAAGATATAATCAATTTCTGcttgaagaaaactgaagaacttGGTCTGAATTCGATCACTTTCCCAGCTATTGGAACTGGAGGATTTGGATTTCCTAAAACCGTTGTTTCTAAGTTAATGTTTGATGTGGTATTCAAGTTCAGTGGTAGTCACACTCGGAAGACTCTCCAGGAAGTTCATTTTCTCTTGAATCCAAAAGATATGGATAACATTCAG GCTTTTACCATTGAACTAGAACGTAGGGTAGCTGAAAattgcagtgctgcagcaccACAGTCAA GTTTCATTAGGCATGTTTCAACTGACGTATTGGGAGTTCATGAAATGCAGATTGGTTCTATTACACTTCAAGTAATTAGTGGAGATATTACCAAGGAGGATACAGAGGTTATTGTAAACATATCAAATTCAACATTTGATGCCACATCAG GGGTCTTCAAAGCAATTATGGATGCTGCTGGTTCCCAGGTAGAAGGAGAATGTGCTCAATATG ctggGCAGTCTCAAAGTGGCTTTATTACTACACAAGGTGGAAAACTGTTGTGCAGTAAAATCATCCACTTGATTCACGATAACAACGTGAAGAATCAGGTCTCCAAAGTCCTTCACGAGTGTGAGCTAAGGATGTACAAATCTGTTGCCTTCCCGGCAATTGGAacag gtCAGGCAGGACAGAGTCCAGCAAAGGTAGCTGATGACATGTTGGATGCTATAGTGGAATTTGCAAGCAAAAGATCAgtacagcatttgaaaaaaattaagatcgTCATCTTCCAGACAAGTATGCTCAAAGACTTTTACgaaagcatgaagaaaagagaaaattcagatTCATCCACAACAGATTCATGGCTGTCTCTGTTTAAAT catttttttggGGCAAAAAACAACctactgagaagaaaaagcccGTGGTTTTGGAGAAGAAAGTTGATTTAGCCACATTTCAAATTTGTGgagaaagccaaaaaaatgtGAACGCAACTGAGTCCTGgatacagaatttaattttaaaggaacagtttgaaaactgtatttcagatgaGCTAATTGAAAATTTTGATGAGAGGCAAATTGACGCATTGGCAGATCTCCAGAGAAGAAAGCATGTTACCATTCagcttgaaaataaactttcccCTCCTTGCATTAAAATTTCTGGTATTAGCAGGGATGTCTGGTTTGTTTCTGtggaaattcagaaaatgaTCCAAAAAATTAAGGATACTGAAGAAGAACAATCCAAGGCAGAACTTGTTTATAACCTGGTAGAATGGAGGTATCCAGGAAGCAATGATAGCTTTGTTGCTTTTGATAAACTGACAAATATGCAGCTGGAGGATGCCAAAATAGCTAAAAAACCACATCTTACTGTCAAAATTAACAAGAAGAACTACAAGGTGGATCTGAATACTCTACAGGCTCATGATGACCAAGGAAAAACTATAAACATTCAACGTGTGCCAAAGAATGAAG ataaGCAGTCAGTAGAGCTCCCTGTGCAGTGGGAAGACATGCAAGAGGAACGGGTCAAACTGGTGAACCTCAAGCCATCATGTCAGGAATATCTGGAAGTTCAGaacaaatttaagaaaaccTGTCCCAACTGTCAAATAGAGAAG aTTGAAAGAATACAAAATCCATTCCTCTGGCAGACgtaccaaataaaaaaaaagtctctctgtacaaagaacaaaaatgaaaataatgagaagTTGCTATTTCATGGGACAGCTGCATCCTCATTGAGCACGATCAACTACAATGGATTTAATCGTGGATTTGCTGGAAAGAATG CTGCAACTATTGGAAATGGAACCTACTTTGCTGTTCATGCAAGTTATTCTGCTCAGGATACTTATTCCAGACCAGATACAAATGGCAGAAGATACATGTACTTGACTCGGGTCCTCACTGGGCAGTACTGTGCTGGGAGCGGAGGACTAATCActccaccaccaaaaaacccagcagatcCTACTGACCTGTACGACAGTGTGGTTGATAATGTGAATAGTCCAACAATGTTTGTCATATTTAATGACATTCAGGCATATCCTGAATACCTTATTACTTTCAGAAAATAG
- the LOC140657200 gene encoding protein mono-ADP-ribosyltransferase PARP14-like isoform X3, with protein sequence MAGQRPGAFPLLVRGDWGAAEPPPALRKKLLCYFQSQKRSGGGECELRTGTGTGHLLVCFARPEVKQRVLERQSHKLCLGEKGEMKLIVTEPETALAAEEEAFEEKLVPTKALDATSNPQTKGDAEALQKAESFVPNSELQEEAGSAEKIAKKPAETSPSVVFENIQRCSPKCLRMLLENISGLAVDDDFTVEVIPEINVAVATFIKSIDTEEFVKKCSQNKRVKEFKVTARLLELTQSIKAENIPAGVSTDYITVYFESARNGGGPVSEVQLCPEENSAIITFCDHKDLNTVLEKQHLLEQTAISVHPYYHSLGTALYGEERPTIKMPDPIGVPLDPYVWQFLQRQAKLIQDINQEMAICHCELKWPQTDCAHPEIMLCPSSSLSEQKKTMIKLIKTWKQDASTEFSRIMSRYIAIKCKVNSVDWEDVKNKLVKDVALIITDISEEMLVIAGNRAAVDSAEKEVRECMEKAMKQSEREKQSIEISVSVIPGKYAILHNAGLEKNIHKEYPCLKIFYDDTKKTVQLCGLPAEVYKIKADLLEKVLNMPCTSVTIDPHVFYYLQRVDNKTMSATLFTRKKINAFYELEDDTVLLFGDAPKDLLEAEEQIKTGLQHECINVEDGEVIKKEQWRSLLASLCNKYNSPQETVVIDEPVGKENKVIIAGFSKAVTEVCQKLKDFIDRNTHVEKVIPAKSVVVVQFVEKEKSGVYLELRKKGVTIRFDTKTPCISLSGPRAEVPKAVTMFEKILSSLYSKSVPIDKPGAREFFTERKDSWVFEAKQKFSCLIRLEEKEEQQQQKGEKVGDKDKRKLYYKKMLPDGVVVAVYKGNLCNYPVDVVVNASNEDLKHNGGLAEALLKAAGPELQQECDELVRKIGSLQPGCAVVTGAGKLPCKNVIHAVGPRWRKEEAEKCVFLLRKTVKKSLQLAETYNHGSIALPAISGGTFGFPLQMCTYSIVSSIKETLEESMGDGSLKEVHLVDDAEETVQVLSETVRKVFRAKSSSSIVLTPHSENRKLRESQKEKRREDLQVARADLRTVTTSEGLCIRVEEKNVQEATTDVIVNSVGTDLKFGVGPLCKALLEKAGPALQVEFETEKERQVAGQGSVLCTSGCALACKSVLHAIIPVWDGGKGQTLKILEDIINFCLKKTEELGLNSITFPAIGTGGFGFPKTVVSKLMFDVVFKFSGSHTRKTLQEVHFLLNPKDMDNIQAFTIELERRVAENCSAAAPQSSFIRHVSTDVLGVHEMQIGSITLQVISGDITKEDTEVIVNISNSTFDATSGVFKAIMDAAGSQVEGECAQYAGQSQSGFITTQGGKLLCSKIIHLIHDNNVKNQVSKVLHECELRMYKSVAFPAIGTGQAGQSPAKVADDMLDAIVEFASKRSVQHLKKIKIVIFQTSMLKDFYESMKKRENSDSSTTDSWLSLFKSFFWGKKQPTEKKKPVVLEKKVDLATFQICGESQKNVNATESWIQNLILKEQFENCISDELIENFDERQIDALADLQRRKHVTIQLENKLSPPCIKISGISRDVWFVSVEIQKMIQKIKDTEEEQSKAELVYNLVEWRYPGSNDSFVAFDKLTNMQLEDAKIAKKPHLTVKINKKNYKVDLNTLQAHDDQGKTINIQRVPKNEDKQSVELPVQWEDMQEERVKLVNLKPSCQEYLEVQNKFKKTCPNCQIEKIERIQNPFLWQTYQIKKKSLCTKNKNENNEKLLFHGTAASSLSTINYNGFNRGFAGKNAATIGNGTYFAVHASYSAQDTYSRPDTNGRRYMYLTRVLTGQYCAGSGGLITPPPKNPADPTDLYDSVVDNVNSPTMFVIFNDIQAYPEYLITFRK encoded by the exons CCAAGAGGaagctggctctgcagagaagaTTGCAAAAAAGCCCGCAGAGACCTCACCTTCGGTGGTGTTTGAAAACATACAAAGATGCAGTCCAAAATGCTTACGTATGCTGTTGGAGAACATCAGCGGCCTGGCAGTAGATGATGACTTCACTGTGGAAGTGATACCTGAAATAAATGTTGCTGTAGCTACCTTTATAAAAAGTATCG ATACTGAAGAATTTGTCAAAAAATGTTCACAAAACAAGAGGGTTAAAGAATTCAAAGTGACTGCCAGGCTTCTTGAACTGACCCAGAGCATCAAGGCTGAAAACATACCGGCCGGCGTTTCGACAGACTACATCACCGTTTACTTTGAGAGTGCACGGAACGGAGGGGGGCCTGTGTCAGAAGTCCAGCTCTGCCCTGAGGAGAACTCGGCCATCATTACTTTCTGTGATCACAAAG ATCTAAACACTGTcttggaaaagcagcatttactGGAACAGACAGCAATTTCCGTGCATCCGTATTACCACTCCCTGGGAACAGCTCTCTATGGAGAAGAAAGACCAACGATCAAGATGCCAGACCCCATTGGGGTACCACTAGATCCGTATGTCTGGCAGTTTTTACAAAGGCAGGCTAAACTGATCCAAGACATAAACCAGGAAATGGCAATTTGCCATTGTGAGCTAAAATGGCCACAGACAGACTGTGCACACCCAGAAATTATGTTGTGCCCATCGTCATCTCTCTCTGAGCAGAAAAAGACAATGATTAAGTTGATCAAGACATGGAAGCAAGATGCTTCTACTGAATTCTCACGTATCATGTCACGTTACATAGCTATAAAATGTAAAGTAAATTCAGTGGATTGGGAAGACGTGAAAAACAAACTGGTGAAAGATGTTGCTTTGATCATAACTGATATTTCTGAGGAGATGCTGGTGATTGCAGGCAACAGAGCAGCAGTGGACAGTGCAGAGAAAGAAGTGAGGGAATGCATGGAAAAAGCCATGAAGCaaagtgaaagggaaaaacaaagcatagAAATTTCTGTGTCAGTGATCCCAGGGAAGTATGCCATTCTGCACAACGCTGGGCTAGAAAAGAATATTCACAAAGAATATCCATGCTTAAAGATCTTTTATGATGACACAAAAAAAACTGTTCAGTTGTGTGGATTGCCTGCAGAAgtgtataaaataaaagctgactTACTGGAAAAGGTATTGAACATGCCATGTACATCGGTTACCATTGATCCTCATGTTTTCTACTATCTACAGCGTGTAGATAATAAAACAATGTCAGCGACACTtttcactaggaaaaaaatcaatgcttttTATGAGCTTGAGGATGATACTGTGTTGCTATTTGGAGATGCTCCCAAAGATCTTCttgaagcagaagagcaaataaAGACAGGCTTACAACATGAGTGCATCAACGTGGAGGATGGTGAGGTCATTAAAAAGGAGCAGTGGAGGAGTCTTCTTGCCTCCTTGTGTAACAAGTACAATTCTCCCCAGGAAACTGTAGTCATTGATGAACctgttggaaaagaaaataaagtgattaTTGCTGGCTTTTCTAAGGCTGTAACAGAAGTTTGTCAGAAACTTAAAGATTTTATAGATAGAAACACACACGTGGAAAAAGTAATCCCGGCTAAGTCGGTGGTGGTAGTGCAGTttgtggagaaggaaaaatccgGTGTTTATCTTGAATTGAGAAAGAAAGGTGTGACAATACGTTTTGATACCAAGACACCGTGTATTTCCCTGAGCGGACCAAGAGCAGAAGTGCCAAAAGCAGTCACCATGTTTGAAAAAATTCTCTCATCCCTTTACTCAAAAAGCGTGCCAATTGATAAACCGGGAGCCAGAgagttcttcactgagaggaaAGATTCATGGGTTTTTGaggcaaagcagaaatttaGCTGTTTGATtaggctggaagaaaaagaagaacaacaacaacagaaggGTGAAAAAGTTGGtgataaagataaaagaaagctCTACTACAAGAAAATGCTGCCAGATGGAGTTGTAGTAGCAGTGTATAAAGGTAACTTGTGTAATTACCCTGTTGATGTTGTGGTAAATGCATCTAATGAAGACTTAAAACACAACGGTGGCCTTGCTGAGGCACTGTTAAAAGCGGCTGGTCCGGAGCTGCAACAGGAGTGCGATGAGCTGGTGAGGAAGATCGGGAGTTTGCAGCCTGGGTGTGCAGTTGTCACGGGCGCTGGGAAGCTCCCCTGCAAGAACGTCATTCACGCTGTTGGGCCCAGGTggaggaaagaagaagcagaaaagtgtGTGTTCTTGCTAAGAAAGACAGTGAAGAAAAGTCTACAACTAGCTGAAACATACAATCATGGTTCCATAGCTCTACCTGCTATAAGTGGAGGGACTTTTGGCTTCCCGCTGCAGATGTGTACATATTCGATTGTGTCCTCCATCAAGGAGACCTTGGAAGAATCCATGGGGGACGGCAGCTTGAAGGAGGTTCATCTTGTGGATGATGCGGAAGAAACAGTTCAGGTTCTGAGTGAGACAGTAAGAAAAGTGTTTAGAGCTAAATCATCCTCCTCGATAGTGCTGACGCCACACTCAGAAAACCGTAAGCTGAGAGAAAgccagaaggagaagagaagagaggatcTGCAGGTGGCTAGAGCTGATCTCCGGACGGTTACAACAAGTGAAGGACTTTGCATCCGAGTAGAGGAGAAAAACGTTCAGGAAGCCACG aCGGATGTTATTGTCAACAGTGTTGGCACAGATCTGAAGTTTGGCGTGGGGCCGCTTTGCAAAGCCTTGCTGGAAAAGGCTGGACCAGCGCTCCAAGTAgagtttgaaacagaaaaagaaagacaggtTGCTGGTCAAGGGAGTGTGCTCTGCACCAGTGGATGTGCTCTGGCCTGCAAGTCCGTGCTTCATGCCATAATTCCTGTGTGGGATGGAGGAAAAGGACAGACCCTGAAg ATCTTAGAAGATATAATCAATTTCTGcttgaagaaaactgaagaacttGGTCTGAATTCGATCACTTTCCCAGCTATTGGAACTGGAGGATTTGGATTTCCTAAAACCGTTGTTTCTAAGTTAATGTTTGATGTGGTATTCAAGTTCAGTGGTAGTCACACTCGGAAGACTCTCCAGGAAGTTCATTTTCTCTTGAATCCAAAAGATATGGATAACATTCAG GCTTTTACCATTGAACTAGAACGTAGGGTAGCTGAAAattgcagtgctgcagcaccACAGTCAA GTTTCATTAGGCATGTTTCAACTGACGTATTGGGAGTTCATGAAATGCAGATTGGTTCTATTACACTTCAAGTAATTAGTGGAGATATTACCAAGGAGGATACAGAGGTTATTGTAAACATATCAAATTCAACATTTGATGCCACATCAG GGGTCTTCAAAGCAATTATGGATGCTGCTGGTTCCCAGGTAGAAGGAGAATGTGCTCAATATG ctggGCAGTCTCAAAGTGGCTTTATTACTACACAAGGTGGAAAACTGTTGTGCAGTAAAATCATCCACTTGATTCACGATAACAACGTGAAGAATCAGGTCTCCAAAGTCCTTCACGAGTGTGAGCTAAGGATGTACAAATCTGTTGCCTTCCCGGCAATTGGAacag gtCAGGCAGGACAGAGTCCAGCAAAGGTAGCTGATGACATGTTGGATGCTATAGTGGAATTTGCAAGCAAAAGATCAgtacagcatttgaaaaaaattaagatcgTCATCTTCCAGACAAGTATGCTCAAAGACTTTTACgaaagcatgaagaaaagagaaaattcagatTCATCCACAACAGATTCATGGCTGTCTCTGTTTAAAT catttttttggGGCAAAAAACAACctactgagaagaaaaagcccGTGGTTTTGGAGAAGAAAGTTGATTTAGCCACATTTCAAATTTGTGgagaaagccaaaaaaatgtGAACGCAACTGAGTCCTGgatacagaatttaattttaaaggaacagtttgaaaactgtatttcagatgaGCTAATTGAAAATTTTGATGAGAGGCAAATTGACGCATTGGCAGATCTCCAGAGAAGAAAGCATGTTACCATTCagcttgaaaataaactttcccCTCCTTGCATTAAAATTTCTGGTATTAGCAGGGATGTCTGGTTTGTTTCTGtggaaattcagaaaatgaTCCAAAAAATTAAGGATACTGAAGAAGAACAATCCAAGGCAGAACTTGTTTATAACCTGGTAGAATGGAGGTATCCAGGAAGCAATGATAGCTTTGTTGCTTTTGATAAACTGACAAATATGCAGCTGGAGGATGCCAAAATAGCTAAAAAACCACATCTTACTGTCAAAATTAACAAGAAGAACTACAAGGTGGATCTGAATACTCTACAGGCTCATGATGACCAAGGAAAAACTATAAACATTCAACGTGTGCCAAAGAATGAAG ataaGCAGTCAGTAGAGCTCCCTGTGCAGTGGGAAGACATGCAAGAGGAACGGGTCAAACTGGTGAACCTCAAGCCATCATGTCAGGAATATCTGGAAGTTCAGaacaaatttaagaaaaccTGTCCCAACTGTCAAATAGAGAAG aTTGAAAGAATACAAAATCCATTCCTCTGGCAGACgtaccaaataaaaaaaaagtctctctgtacaaagaacaaaaatgaaaataatgagaagTTGCTATTTCATGGGACAGCTGCATCCTCATTGAGCACGATCAACTACAATGGATTTAATCGTGGATTTGCTGGAAAGAATG CTGCAACTATTGGAAATGGAACCTACTTTGCTGTTCATGCAAGTTATTCTGCTCAGGATACTTATTCCAGACCAGATACAAATGGCAGAAGATACATGTACTTGACTCGGGTCCTCACTGGGCAGTACTGTGCTGGGAGCGGAGGACTAATCActccaccaccaaaaaacccagcagatcCTACTGACCTGTACGACAGTGTGGTTGATAATGTGAATAGTCCAACAATGTTTGTCATATTTAATGACATTCAGGCATATCCTGAATACCTTATTACTTTCAGAAAATAG